In a genomic window of uncultured Flavobacterium sp.:
- a CDS encoding WGR domain-containing protein, whose translation MKLIKQIKLFYKEGNSDKVYEIDLCSIDANNYVVNFRYGRRGSVLKDGTKTPEYVSEEKAQIIFDKLENEKKVKGYASEIETLIDLPSFESVEPDSINGVILQRLEDAVMGKNSFKTQWKTSRVIWKAGLLEVKEAIPYIIKLASKGDDLQTYSAIWALIKFKSDTAEEVFRSYALQNKQKDYIKNLAHEGLLEILKETELQKHISTILETIPQEARYYIDKKDYDSLVNFLKEELQNSAINYLTALYLVAKFDRNLHEIVLFLLEAVPFRPPYFKHIRAIYKLAHLRNDADVIAVLAYRFENEAPMFTRTVSLEDDYYNSQFISAINERLNIGKELRGKDSKIAFSNFTKTYFQKNSLRFLNEMDSETDAKKYLKFAVSILSKYTENDYSKAQKEPLNTYGQYNYNDKKYYYTVVDYPECSNLLLLSTILFGNDKKRILMPSMKFILNQEVFSSKNYYFDINQATKISSKVNTEEKNTNTAADQNSGSVLDVAKKAFSTFFGKKEVEKKTQSLIVPEEPKVIVETASNRLELFPEHWDAFPEAYVHLIMEAQMNIIHNFAYGNLKARNDFNTIINNFDETNILNLLNSNFRIPNNLGFETIVLKNNTLSTQIGFIGDVLNSKTEAARNWAKNHILSNKDLFLSDTEFVVKLIFNEVFDLKSWITNTLENFRFSEDKAKAITGKVIVELLTFEESDANNALATLAIDRLKKIATPQLEQLSWDIVARLISSDLKTNNLLASSILILKSKTVDSKEIPFSLIALFLEDANNEIRKNGIQLLNNYQNDYLLANTESLLDLLNNENQDVLESVIERITQLGKSNSNIIDIALRNTVYAMIRKEKFEGAHLIFKKFILEETTNHWNTALEPRDVIKLIHANYRESQLTGYEILKKYTRKDDFTIRQIISLGNHEILAIRQWCWNYFMDKKERIRAERNNALAILDTTWDDTRTFAFNFFKTEFDETDWDLECLISIVDSVLPAVEQFGKEIITKYFNPDDGVTYLTKLSQHPSVNIQFFVTNYLNTYATDNLPKLRELEFYFRSVLTRVHKARIAKQRIFEFLLQEGKKSEDAAIFVTQIIDEISATVTIQDKANCISILTDLKTLYPQLHTHLILKN comes from the coding sequence ATGAAATTAATTAAACAGATTAAACTTTTCTATAAAGAAGGGAATTCAGATAAAGTATACGAAATCGACTTGTGCAGTATCGATGCCAATAATTATGTGGTAAATTTTAGATACGGACGAAGAGGAAGTGTTTTAAAAGACGGAACTAAAACACCGGAATATGTTTCGGAAGAAAAAGCGCAAATCATTTTTGATAAACTCGAAAATGAGAAAAAAGTTAAAGGATATGCTTCTGAAATAGAGACATTAATCGATCTTCCTTCTTTCGAAAGTGTTGAACCAGATTCTATAAACGGAGTTATTCTTCAGCGTTTAGAAGATGCTGTAATGGGTAAAAACAGTTTTAAAACTCAATGGAAAACCAGCCGTGTTATCTGGAAAGCAGGTTTATTAGAAGTTAAAGAAGCGATTCCATACATCATTAAATTAGCTTCAAAAGGCGATGATTTACAAACTTACTCTGCGATTTGGGCTTTAATAAAATTTAAATCGGATACAGCCGAAGAAGTTTTTAGATCATACGCTTTACAAAACAAACAAAAAGATTACATAAAAAATCTGGCTCACGAAGGATTATTAGAAATCCTGAAAGAGACGGAATTACAAAAACATATCTCGACAATTCTTGAGACAATTCCGCAAGAAGCAAGATATTATATCGATAAAAAAGATTATGATTCGTTAGTAAATTTTCTAAAAGAAGAATTACAAAACAGCGCTATCAATTATCTGACGGCTTTATACTTAGTAGCGAAATTTGATCGTAATTTACATGAGATTGTGCTTTTCTTACTTGAAGCAGTTCCGTTCAGACCGCCTTATTTCAAGCATATCAGAGCCATTTACAAACTGGCACATTTAAGAAATGATGCCGATGTAATTGCCGTTCTTGCTTATAGATTTGAGAATGAAGCTCCAATGTTTACCAGAACAGTTTCATTGGAAGATGACTATTATAACTCGCAATTTATCAGCGCTATAAATGAAAGGTTAAATATTGGAAAGGAACTTAGAGGAAAAGACAGTAAAATTGCATTCTCGAATTTTACCAAAACCTATTTCCAGAAAAACAGTCTTCGCTTTTTAAACGAAATGGATTCTGAAACAGATGCAAAAAAATATCTGAAGTTTGCCGTTTCAATTTTATCAAAGTATACGGAGAATGATTATAGCAAAGCCCAAAAAGAGCCTCTAAATACTTATGGACAATACAATTATAATGATAAAAAATATTATTATACTGTTGTAGATTATCCTGAGTGTTCGAATTTGCTTTTGTTATCAACCATTTTATTTGGAAATGACAAGAAGCGAATTTTGATGCCATCGATGAAATTCATTTTAAATCAGGAAGTTTTCTCGAGTAAAAATTATTATTTCGATATAAATCAGGCAACCAAAATAAGTAGTAAAGTAAATACCGAAGAAAAGAATACAAATACGGCAGCAGATCAAAATTCAGGTTCTGTATTAGACGTTGCTAAAAAAGCATTTTCAACATTTTTTGGTAAAAAAGAAGTTGAGAAAAAAACTCAAAGTCTCATAGTTCCCGAAGAACCAAAAGTTATCGTAGAAACCGCTTCAAATCGTTTAGAATTGTTTCCCGAACATTGGGACGCTTTTCCGGAAGCTTATGTTCACCTGATAATGGAAGCGCAAATGAATATTATTCATAATTTTGCTTACGGAAATTTAAAAGCGAGAAATGACTTTAATACGATCATCAATAATTTTGATGAAACAAATATTTTAAATTTACTGAATAGTAATTTCAGGATTCCAAACAATTTAGGATTTGAAACTATAGTCCTGAAAAACAATACACTTTCTACTCAGATTGGTTTTATTGGCGATGTATTGAATTCTAAAACCGAAGCGGCAAGAAATTGGGCCAAAAATCACATTTTATCAAACAAAGATCTTTTTCTAAGTGATACTGAATTTGTTGTAAAACTAATTTTTAATGAAGTTTTTGATTTAAAAAGCTGGATAACAAATACATTAGAAAATTTTAGATTTTCAGAAGATAAAGCCAAAGCCATAACCGGAAAAGTTATCGTTGAACTTCTTACGTTTGAAGAATCTGATGCAAACAATGCTCTTGCAACTCTCGCAATCGACAGACTTAAAAAAATAGCAACGCCACAACTTGAGCAATTAAGCTGGGATATTGTTGCTCGTTTAATTTCTTCGGATTTAAAAACGAATAATCTGTTAGCGAGTTCTATTCTAATTCTAAAATCTAAAACAGTCGATTCTAAAGAAATTCCGTTTTCATTGATCGCTTTGTTTTTAGAAGATGCAAATAATGAGATTAGAAAAAATGGTATTCAGTTATTAAATAACTATCAGAACGATTACTTATTGGCAAATACTGAATCTTTATTAGATTTATTAAACAATGAGAACCAAGATGTTTTAGAATCTGTTATAGAGCGCATTACGCAATTAGGTAAATCAAATTCTAATATTATCGACATTGCACTTCGTAATACGGTTTATGCGATGATTCGAAAAGAAAAATTCGAAGGCGCACATTTGATCTTCAAAAAATTCATTCTGGAAGAAACCACAAATCATTGGAATACAGCACTGGAACCACGAGATGTTATAAAACTAATTCACGCTAATTACAGAGAAAGTCAATTAACGGGTTACGAAATATTGAAAAAATATACTCGTAAAGACGATTTTACAATTCGCCAGATTATCTCTTTAGGAAACCATGAAATCCTTGCCATTCGTCAATGGTGTTGGAATTATTTTATGGACAAAAAAGAAAGAATTCGTGCTGAAAGAAATAATGCATTAGCAATATTAGACACAACTTGGGACGATACGAGAACATTTGCGTTTAACTTTTTCAAAACCGAATTTGACGAAACAGATTGGGATTTAGAATGTCTGATTAGTATCGTAGATTCTGTATTGCCGGCTGTTGAACAATTTGGAAAAGAAATCATTACCAAATATTTCAATCCTGATGATGGCGTGACTTATTTGACCAAATTAAGCCAACATCCAAGCGTAAACATTCAGTTTTTTGTGACCAATTATCTTAATACTTATGCAACAGATAACTTGCCTAAATTGAGAGAACTTGAATTTTATTTCCGTTCTGTATTAACGCGTGTACATAAAGCGAGAATTGCCAAACAGCGTATTTTCGAATTCTTACTTCAGGAAGGAAAGAAAAGTGAAGATGCAGCCATTTTTGTAACGCAAATTATCGACGAAATTTCGGCGACTGTGACCATACAGGATAAAGCAAATTGTATCTCTATTTTGACAGATTTAAAAACGTTATATCCGCAATTGCATACCCATTTAATCCTTAAAAACTAA
- a CDS encoding SWIM zinc finger family protein, which translates to MLFDYKYSGSTTINNTSNSTGMSFAPDTLREPTFFVGKLNQKIAFREAISALHDVVISDLRFFPKDKEEYKSWAAEQEKLWLSEYMADFQIETVRARIQELKEELSTVQKEKSRILGPFNKAKSAYFDYLYKNDKDAWYVLDPVITVHPDEVFFECFSKDESSYGKLSCNYNIFTEISDFKCGTTNIDYSEGLYNEFQKIRNYKETEFKIDPSGFEAKTTNEQVYKEVKIDLPDSWVRGFLQVSSAMTLPATVLDLHPMDIFSLCQYLRRFKEKKGPRALRFVLEPDKPIKAIFEPTHDEITFHRSIFQGNEAKTIRIWGRRRLLILERLIPIAKNFKVVLLGSGLPSFFIADLGDMSYTLGLSGWTKNDWSTAGNFDLMAPRNNVDLFTQEKVFNALKENWFDTSDNLAKKLNLDPSTVSASLTAYTQAGRVIYDLNLGLYRVRELTQEPLNMKTLRFASPQEEIANQYIAENRIKITSDVKGDQLQIKGKVTDKNFTYTTLAVIDKDNRLIEGNCECSFYKSNQLRKGPCEHILATRMALHTKVTA; encoded by the coding sequence ATGTTATTTGATTATAAATACAGCGGAAGCACCACTATAAATAACACTTCTAATAGTACCGGAATGAGTTTTGCGCCGGATACTTTGAGAGAACCTACTTTTTTTGTTGGAAAACTAAATCAAAAAATCGCTTTTAGAGAAGCTATTTCTGCGTTGCATGACGTGGTAATTTCAGATTTACGTTTTTTTCCTAAGGATAAAGAAGAATACAAATCATGGGCTGCAGAACAAGAAAAATTGTGGCTTAGCGAATATATGGCGGATTTTCAGATTGAAACTGTTCGCGCACGCATTCAGGAATTAAAAGAAGAATTAAGCACCGTTCAAAAAGAGAAAAGTAGAATTCTGGGGCCTTTTAACAAAGCTAAAAGCGCCTATTTTGATTATCTCTATAAAAATGACAAAGATGCCTGGTATGTTTTAGATCCTGTAATTACGGTACATCCTGATGAAGTCTTTTTTGAATGTTTCAGTAAAGACGAATCATCTTATGGAAAATTAAGTTGTAATTATAATATTTTCACCGAGATCAGTGATTTTAAATGTGGAACAACAAACATCGATTATTCTGAAGGATTGTATAACGAATTCCAGAAAATAAGAAATTATAAAGAAACCGAATTTAAGATTGATCCGTCTGGTTTTGAAGCTAAAACTACAAATGAACAAGTCTATAAAGAGGTGAAAATAGATTTACCGGATTCCTGGGTTAGAGGATTTTTGCAAGTTAGTTCTGCAATGACACTTCCTGCAACTGTGCTGGATTTGCATCCAATGGATATTTTTAGTTTATGTCAATATTTGCGTCGTTTCAAAGAAAAGAAAGGTCCAAGAGCATTACGTTTTGTTCTTGAACCGGACAAACCTATCAAAGCTATATTTGAACCTACGCATGACGAAATCACCTTTCATCGTTCGATTTTTCAAGGAAATGAAGCCAAAACAATTCGTATTTGGGGAAGACGCCGTTTACTAATTTTAGAAAGACTGATTCCGATTGCGAAGAATTTTAAAGTTGTTTTATTAGGTTCTGGTTTGCCTTCTTTTTTCATTGCCGATTTAGGCGATATGTCTTATACTTTAGGATTATCCGGCTGGACGAAAAACGATTGGAGTACTGCAGGAAATTTCGATTTGATGGCGCCAAGAAACAATGTCGATTTATTTACGCAGGAAAAAGTTTTCAATGCATTGAAAGAAAACTGGTTTGATACTTCTGATAATTTAGCCAAAAAACTAAATCTTGATCCATCGACAGTTTCTGCATCATTAACCGCTTATACGCAAGCCGGACGAGTAATCTATGATTTAAATCTAGGATTATATCGCGTGCGTGAATTGACTCAGGAACCTTTGAATATGAAAACATTGCGTTTTGCAAGTCCGCAAGAAGAAATTGCAAATCAATATATAGCCGAAAATCGCATAAAAATCACTTCAGATGTAAAAGGCGATCAATTGCAAATTAAAGGAAAAGTAACTGATAAAAATTTCACTTACACAACTCTGGCGGTTATAGACAAAGACAACCGACTTATTGAAGGAAATTGCGAATGTTCTTTTTACAAATCAAATCAATTGCGAAAAGGACCTTGTGAACATATTCTGGCAACCAGAATGGCATTACATACCAAAGTAACAGCATAA